One window from the genome of Gemmatimonadaceae bacterium encodes:
- a CDS encoding TIGR00730 family Rossman fold protein → MAKKRTRADADAPKASRAPKKSQRKHARTAGGKRATPEVMAEAALTAQEGFRERTEVGHRAAGRTPPSEKGAPRSAGAARKVDEAIRDYPVTEDEKLLQAGADQTDFTRSDPWRVMRIMGEFIEGFDNLAHVERGVSIFGSARTHPDDPQYQAAQETARLLAEAGFAIITGAGPGIMEAANKGAKLGGGISIGCNIELPFEQGSNPYVDTLVNFRYFFVRKTMFIKYSNAFIIFPGGYGTLDEAFEALTLIQTGKIYQFPVIMFGRHYWAGLVRWFQSRVLGEGKISPGDLDLMLLTDDPREAADAVIQAWKSPNNSKV, encoded by the coding sequence ATGGCGAAAAAACGTACACGCGCCGACGCCGACGCACCCAAGGCATCGCGCGCGCCGAAAAAATCCCAACGCAAGCACGCGCGCACCGCGGGCGGCAAACGGGCGACGCCGGAGGTCATGGCGGAAGCCGCCCTCACAGCGCAGGAAGGCTTTCGCGAGCGAACCGAAGTCGGTCATCGCGCCGCCGGGCGCACACCACCGTCTGAAAAGGGTGCACCGAGGTCAGCGGGAGCGGCGCGCAAGGTCGACGAAGCGATTCGCGATTATCCCGTCACCGAAGACGAGAAGCTGCTGCAAGCCGGCGCCGATCAGACCGACTTCACGCGAAGCGACCCGTGGCGTGTGATGCGCATCATGGGCGAGTTCATCGAGGGCTTCGACAATCTCGCGCACGTCGAGCGCGGCGTGTCGATCTTCGGCTCCGCGCGGACGCATCCCGATGATCCGCAATATCAAGCGGCGCAGGAAACCGCTCGCCTGTTGGCCGAGGCCGGGTTCGCGATCATCACCGGCGCGGGTCCTGGGATCATGGAAGCCGCGAACAAAGGCGCCAAGCTTGGCGGCGGCATCTCGATCGGCTGCAACATCGAGCTGCCGTTCGAGCAGGGCTCGAATCCGTACGTCGATACGCTGGTGAACTTCCGCTACTTCTTCGTGCGGAAGACGATGTTCATCAAATACTCAAATGCCTTCATCATTTTCCCGGGCGGCTACGGCACGCTCGACGAAGCGTTCGAGGCGTTGACGCTCATTCAAACCGGCAAGATCTATCAGTTCCCGGTCATCATGTTCGGCCGGCACTACTGGGCCGGGCTGGTGCGCTGGTTCCAGTCGCGCGTGCTGGGAGAAGGCAAGATCTCACCGGGCGATCTGGATCTGATGCTGCTCACCGACGATCCGCGCGAAGCGGCCGACGCCGTGATCCAGGCGTGGAAATCACCGAACAACAGCAAAGTTTGA
- a CDS encoding alkaline phosphatase family protein — translation MTVVILLADGARPDTLEAALANGSLPALERLRAEGGLYTVTSCFPSVTGPAYAPFLMGRFPGPIGLPGLRWFDRARSATSFPDYTRSYVGYQMGAIDRDIDPQAPTVFELATASVGALNVIGRGLAARDRVGSISAASAFRAARTHFAGNVAGWLQIDRDVASEVVRRIRDDKPEFVFAALTGVDKVSHSRGQPSAMIADALAIVDDTAAQIRADAEREGRWDDMSLWIVSDHGHSRVTSHEDLVKIVQQAGYRTMSHPWLFSRAPDVAVMVSGNAMAHLYLDVRSRERPANGVPHRYEHLYSTLLSRPSVDVMMVPHGKLVSVVSATRGAATIWLDEHGYHYRRDTGDPLRVGANVSNASMDAAYDATIATDYPDGIVQIVHLATSSRSGDIVLSAARDWDFRARYEPIPHVSSHGALHREHMLVPLLVNRPPHGQPRRTVDVMPSALAALGKAIPGGLDGRSFF, via the coding sequence GTGACTGTTGTGATATTACTCGCGGACGGCGCCCGCCCCGACACGCTCGAGGCCGCGCTGGCGAACGGCTCGCTTCCCGCGCTCGAGCGATTGCGCGCCGAGGGCGGGTTGTACACGGTGACGTCGTGCTTTCCGTCGGTGACGGGGCCGGCATATGCGCCGTTCTTGATGGGGCGTTTCCCCGGCCCGATCGGCCTGCCCGGACTCCGTTGGTTCGACCGCGCGCGCAGTGCCACATCATTTCCCGACTACACGCGCAGCTACGTGGGCTACCAGATGGGCGCGATCGATCGCGACATCGATCCTCAGGCGCCAACGGTGTTCGAGTTGGCGACGGCGAGCGTCGGCGCGCTGAACGTCATCGGTCGAGGGCTGGCGGCGCGCGATCGCGTCGGGTCGATCTCTGCCGCGTCGGCGTTCCGCGCCGCGCGCACACACTTCGCCGGCAACGTCGCGGGCTGGCTGCAGATCGATCGTGACGTCGCGAGCGAAGTCGTGCGCCGCATTCGCGACGACAAGCCCGAGTTCGTGTTCGCGGCGCTGACGGGCGTGGATAAGGTGTCACACTCGCGCGGCCAGCCGTCGGCGATGATCGCCGACGCACTCGCCATCGTCGACGATACCGCGGCGCAGATTCGCGCCGATGCCGAGCGCGAAGGCCGGTGGGATGACATGAGTCTGTGGATCGTGAGCGACCACGGGCACTCCCGCGTGACGTCGCATGAGGATCTTGTAAAAATCGTGCAGCAGGCCGGCTATCGCACCATGTCGCATCCGTGGCTCTTCTCGCGCGCGCCCGACGTGGCCGTGATGGTCAGCGGCAACGCCATGGCGCATCTGTATCTCGATGTGCGCTCCCGCGAGCGACCGGCGAACGGTGTACCACATCGATATGAACATCTTTATTCAACATTGCTCTCTCGGCCGTCGGTGGACGTGATGATGGTCCCGCACGGCAAGCTGGTGTCGGTGGTGAGCGCGACCCGCGGGGCGGCCACGATATGGCTCGACGAGCATGGGTATCACTATCGTCGCGACACGGGCGATCCGCTTCGCGTCGGCGCGAACGTCTCGAACGCCTCGATGGACGCGGCCTACGACGCGACGATCGCGACGGACTATCCGGACGGCATCGTGCAGATCGTCCATCTGGCGACGTCCTCACGGTCCGGCGACATCGTTCTCTCCGCCGCGCGCGATTGGGATTTCCGCGCGCGCTACGAGCCGATTCCGCACGTGAGCTCACACGGGGCGCTGCATCGCGAACACATGCTCGTTCCCTTGTTGGTCAATCGTCCGCCCCACGGTCAGCCGCGACGAACGGTCGACGTGATGCCGAGCGCGCTGGCCGCGCTGGGGAAAGCGATTCCCGGCGGCCTGGACGGGCGATCATTCTTTTGA
- a CDS encoding AAA family ATPase codes for MQCRLYTLGRAAASVGDRTLDPAAELVFAGVLYLALEAGRPIPRGQLQTLLWPDAPHERQGARLRWLLNRLRTLRLPITATATSVTLDAASTSVDYLAAEDVELDEIGEILAGYNPTFSEPFTRWLDEKRETIATETVRRLLPRLTNAQQAEDWSLVNRVAAAMLRVSPLNEEAVLAIAEARCQLGAKAQALTGLETYLDALGEDRTELRLPAEVLRRRITKSESGISRATEPPFVGRAEQVRRISALIGAARAGTGGALMLSGPAGIGKTRLLDEAVSRNATASLQTIRVRCDPATADRPLAALADLIAKACELRGAIGADPASFSRLSQFAQAAKDDDDAPQASPEFLRSQLCASLIDVLEASSAEAPVVIIVDDVQWAGRSLDALWTQLAAWSETHRVAMLFGCRTPAAEEPSFKPATIALPMLDSAAAESLLDQLLTQLERAATPDVRRALLVRCGGSPLFMREMTRQWALTGSIDQLPTSLAGLFDAGIASLSAPALRALEVASILGTQATLERMERLMQLPRGMFIDAIVELENEGILSADAKGNVYGHVFWSDVAMRRVSDAVARVLHRHAAECLDDELASEPSPQLLWESARHWHGASRPDRARVAISRGADHLVQHGFPEEAANVLHVAAEAAEDPIEQLSLLRRRIDLLVMAGRMNDLPNEIDRHESLAMQLNPAYDAHNDLEMTRLFVSHVQRGEIEVVQRSALACARNAGATTGHRLRAAKESARMSALIAPETLDELRDIVTALQPTTRDDRWNRDYTLYEYSVARGDLDEAVRVSEGMVADARDVGPRLLASALSLRGQAYLLVGRFGDARATFRESTDLSRKKGLIDCATTAYDAWVGFSLDLDAPVVTRALIKEAEQPVFAFGSLGGTASSRLFANHEAQLAAMEGRARDALDVVHGLGDSLECAVPRWRARFLAIHLAARVALGERAHLDDIVGRLATCFDRAGHWLDWPATIYARYLHTERGVDVAAEFATRYINEVRRERYAPPQILLDIASRVDGIITTAAKPAAPASPTTRIALGG; via the coding sequence ATGCAGTGTCGTCTGTACACGCTCGGCCGCGCCGCCGCTTCCGTCGGTGACCGCACCCTCGATCCAGCCGCCGAGCTCGTCTTCGCCGGAGTGCTCTACCTCGCACTCGAAGCCGGTCGCCCAATCCCGCGCGGCCAACTCCAAACGCTCCTCTGGCCCGACGCCCCGCACGAACGCCAGGGCGCCCGCCTTCGCTGGCTCCTCAACCGCCTGCGGACACTCCGCCTTCCGATCACCGCCACGGCGACGAGCGTCACCCTCGACGCCGCTTCTACCTCCGTAGACTACCTCGCGGCCGAGGACGTCGAGCTCGACGAGATCGGCGAAATCCTCGCCGGATACAACCCCACCTTCTCCGAACCCTTCACGCGCTGGCTCGACGAGAAGCGCGAGACGATCGCGACCGAAACGGTCCGCCGCCTCCTGCCGCGTCTGACCAACGCCCAGCAAGCCGAGGATTGGTCGCTCGTCAACCGTGTCGCCGCGGCGATGCTGCGCGTCAGTCCGCTCAACGAAGAAGCGGTCCTCGCCATCGCTGAAGCACGCTGCCAGCTCGGCGCCAAAGCCCAGGCGCTCACCGGTCTCGAGACGTACCTCGACGCGCTCGGCGAAGATCGAACGGAGCTCCGGCTGCCCGCCGAAGTCCTTCGGCGGCGCATCACAAAGAGTGAAAGCGGTATTTCGCGCGCGACCGAGCCGCCATTCGTAGGCCGCGCCGAACAGGTGCGCCGGATCTCGGCGCTGATCGGCGCCGCGCGCGCGGGCACCGGGGGCGCGCTCATGCTCAGCGGACCGGCCGGCATCGGGAAGACGCGCTTGCTCGACGAGGCGGTTTCGCGCAACGCCACCGCCAGCCTTCAGACGATTCGCGTTCGCTGCGACCCGGCGACCGCCGATCGTCCGCTCGCGGCACTCGCCGATCTCATCGCCAAGGCCTGCGAGCTGCGCGGCGCGATCGGTGCCGATCCCGCGAGTTTTTCGCGACTGTCCCAGTTCGCCCAGGCCGCCAAGGACGACGACGACGCCCCACAAGCGAGCCCGGAGTTTCTGCGGTCGCAACTGTGCGCGTCGCTCATCGACGTCCTCGAAGCGTCGAGCGCGGAAGCACCGGTGGTGATCATCGTCGACGACGTGCAGTGGGCGGGACGCTCGCTCGATGCGCTGTGGACGCAACTCGCCGCGTGGAGTGAAACGCATCGGGTCGCGATGTTGTTCGGCTGCCGCACGCCGGCCGCCGAGGAACCGTCGTTCAAACCGGCGACGATCGCACTGCCCATGCTCGACAGCGCGGCCGCGGAGTCGCTGCTCGATCAATTGCTCACGCAGCTCGAGCGCGCGGCCACGCCGGACGTGCGGCGAGCACTGCTCGTGCGCTGCGGTGGAAGCCCGCTCTTCATGCGCGAGATGACGCGGCAGTGGGCCCTCACCGGCTCGATCGACCAGTTGCCGACGTCGCTCGCGGGATTGTTCGACGCCGGCATCGCGTCGCTCAGCGCACCGGCCCTCCGCGCGCTCGAAGTCGCATCGATCCTCGGCACGCAGGCGACGCTCGAGCGCATGGAGCGGCTCATGCAGCTCCCGCGCGGCATGTTCATCGACGCGATCGTCGAGCTCGAGAACGAAGGCATCCTGAGCGCCGACGCGAAAGGCAACGTGTACGGCCACGTGTTCTGGTCCGACGTTGCGATGCGCCGTGTTTCGGATGCGGTCGCGCGCGTGTTGCATCGGCACGCGGCGGAGTGTCTCGACGACGAGCTCGCGAGCGAGCCGTCGCCGCAGCTCTTGTGGGAATCCGCGCGACACTGGCACGGTGCGTCGCGTCCGGATCGCGCGCGCGTTGCGATCTCGCGCGGCGCCGATCATCTCGTGCAGCACGGGTTCCCCGAGGAAGCCGCGAACGTGCTGCACGTTGCCGCCGAAGCAGCGGAAGATCCGATCGAGCAGCTTTCGCTATTGCGCCGGCGCATCGATTTGCTCGTGATGGCGGGCCGCATGAACGATCTGCCCAACGAGATCGATCGCCACGAGTCGCTCGCGATGCAGCTCAATCCCGCATACGACGCGCACAACGACCTCGAGATGACGCGCCTGTTCGTGAGTCACGTGCAACGCGGCGAGATCGAAGTCGTGCAGCGTTCGGCGCTCGCGTGCGCGCGAAACGCCGGTGCCACGACGGGGCATCGCTTGCGCGCGGCGAAGGAATCGGCGCGGATGTCGGCGCTCATCGCGCCCGAAACGCTCGACGAGCTGCGCGACATCGTCACAGCGCTTCAACCGACGACGCGCGACGATCGCTGGAATCGCGACTACACGCTCTACGAATATTCGGTCGCGCGCGGAGACCTGGATGAAGCGGTTCGCGTGAGCGAAGGGATGGTCGCCGACGCACGCGACGTGGGGCCGCGGCTCCTCGCGTCGGCGCTGTCGCTCCGCGGCCAGGCGTATCTGCTCGTCGGCCGCTTCGGCGACGCGCGAGCCACGTTCCGCGAGTCAACCGATCTCTCGCGCAAGAAAGGTCTGATCGATTGCGCGACGACCGCGTACGACGCGTGGGTGGGCTTCAGCCTCGACCTCGATGCACCCGTCGTGACGCGCGCGCTCATCAAGGAAGCGGAACAGCCGGTGTTTGCATTCGGTTCGCTCGGCGGCACGGCGAGCTCGCGTTTGTTCGCGAATCACGAAGCGCAGCTCGCCGCGATGGAAGGCCGCGCGCGCGACGCGCTCGACGTCGTGCACGGACTGGGTGATTCACTCGAGTGCGCTGTGCCGCGCTGGCGTGCGCGCTTTCTTGCGATCCATCTTGCCGCGCGGGTGGCGCTGGGCGAGCGTGCACATCTCGACGACATCGTCGGTCGCCTGGCGACGTGCTTCGATCGCGCGGGCCACTGGCTCGATTGGCCGGCGACCATCTACGCGCGCTACCTGCACACCGAGCGCGGCGTGGACGTCGCCGCCGAGTTCGCGACGCGGTACATCAACGAGGTGCGGCGCGAACGGTATGCGCCGCCGCAGATACTGCTCGACATCGCGTCGCGCGTAGATGGAATCATCACGACCGCCGCCAAACCCGCCGCGCCCGCGAGCCCGACGACCAGAATCGCACTCGGCGGCTGA
- a CDS encoding choice-of-anchor D domain-containing protein, translating to MPPPSTAAAPAPTGGTQLPPPMLVDGPAWYFSEVGGLAGPLTADIDFDRLQNLSPGGISVGTTRTSSEFIYNTSKKTALTITAISMTGANPGDFAVDPADLASALATTLPANKDAVEVLHVSFTPTASGPRSATLLVTSASGIAEVFLTGTGLPGSPVVSLIAPLNFVTGAAPFNLSIANAGGQTLSLDSLTIGGANPEAFTFAVTNHGLSNCFTPELIAPKSECLFAVALAPGVTTAASATLVIVTNDPLHPRQEVPITFTP from the coding sequence TTGCCGCCCCCGTCGACCGCGGCCGCACCGGCGCCAACCGGTGGCACGCAGCTGCCGCCACCAATGCTCGTTGACGGACCCGCGTGGTACTTCTCGGAAGTGGGCGGCCTCGCCGGTCCGCTGACGGCAGACATCGACTTCGACAGACTCCAGAACCTGTCGCCGGGTGGCATCTCCGTCGGCACGACCCGCACCTCATCAGAGTTCATTTACAACACGAGCAAGAAGACGGCGCTCACCATCACGGCCATCTCCATGACCGGCGCGAACCCGGGCGATTTCGCGGTCGATCCGGCGGACCTCGCGTCGGCGCTGGCGACCACGCTTCCGGCGAACAAGGACGCGGTCGAAGTGCTGCACGTCAGCTTTACGCCGACGGCCTCCGGTCCTCGCTCGGCCACGCTCCTCGTGACCTCGGCTAGCGGCATCGCCGAAGTCTTTCTCACCGGTACCGGCCTGCCCGGCAGCCCGGTGGTCAGCCTGATTGCTCCGCTCAACTTCGTCACCGGCGCCGCTCCATTCAATCTCAGCATCGCGAACGCCGGCGGTCAGACGCTGTCGCTGGATTCGCTCACGATTGGTGGGGCGAATCCGGAAGCATTTACCTTCGCCGTGACCAACCACGGGCTGAGCAACTGCTTCACACCCGAACTGATCGCCCCTAAATCCGAGTGCCTGTTCGCGGTGGCGCTTGCTCCAGGTGTGACGACAGCGGCGAGTGCGACGCTCGTGATCGTCACGAACGATCCGCTGCATCCGCGGCAAGAGGTGCCGATCACGTTCACACCGTAG
- the speY gene encoding deoxyhypusine synthase: MAKKKSASGKASAAGPKAEQKRAAEERERAGQKHTAHEKSKFLRGDRIDPRRIDGSESAADLIDNAFLAYNAARLREACQLFTKKMLEPDVTIGMTLTGALTPAGLGMAALIPLIESGYVDWIISTGANLYHDTHFGLGLAMHRGNPQESDVVLREEGVVRIYDIFFDYDVLLSTDAFFRKIIQGKEFQRSMSSAEFHYLCGKYVREREKMLGLGQKSLLSAAYAAGVPIYTSSPGDSSIGMNIAALALEGNKCVIDPNLDVNETASIVLTAKRGGGKSGVLICGGGSPKNFMLQTEPQIQEVLGIDEKGHDFFLQITDARPDTGGLSGATPAEAVSWGKIDPDRLPDAVVCYLDSTVALPLLTAYAHARHAKRPLRRLYEQREKMMNLLRREFERAGASG; the protein is encoded by the coding sequence ATGGCGAAGAAGAAGAGTGCGAGCGGAAAGGCATCGGCGGCCGGCCCCAAGGCCGAGCAGAAGCGCGCCGCTGAGGAGCGCGAGCGCGCCGGGCAAAAGCATACCGCCCACGAAAAGAGCAAATTCTTGCGCGGCGATCGCATCGATCCGCGGCGTATCGATGGGAGTGAATCAGCCGCGGATCTGATCGACAACGCGTTTCTAGCGTACAACGCGGCGCGGCTGCGCGAAGCCTGTCAGCTCTTCACGAAGAAGATGCTCGAGCCCGATGTGACGATCGGCATGACGTTGACTGGTGCGTTGACGCCGGCGGGGCTCGGGATGGCGGCGCTGATTCCGCTGATCGAAAGTGGGTACGTCGACTGGATCATTTCGACGGGCGCGAATCTGTATCACGACACGCATTTCGGCTTGGGGCTCGCGATGCATCGCGGCAACCCGCAGGAGTCCGACGTCGTGCTGCGCGAAGAGGGTGTCGTCCGCATCTACGACATTTTCTTCGACTACGACGTTTTGCTGTCGACGGACGCGTTCTTTAGAAAAATCATACAGGGCAAGGAATTCCAGCGCTCGATGTCCAGCGCGGAGTTTCACTATCTGTGCGGCAAGTACGTGCGTGAGCGCGAGAAGATGCTGGGTCTCGGGCAGAAGTCGCTGCTCTCGGCCGCCTATGCCGCGGGCGTGCCGATCTACACCTCGTCGCCCGGCGACTCGTCGATCGGCATGAACATCGCCGCGCTGGCGCTCGAGGGGAACAAATGCGTGATCGATCCGAACCTCGACGTGAACGAGACGGCGTCCATCGTGCTGACGGCGAAGCGCGGCGGCGGTAAGTCGGGCGTGTTGATCTGTGGCGGCGGCTCCCCAAAGAACTTCATGCTCCAGACGGAGCCGCAAATTCAGGAAGTACTCGGGATCGACGAGAAGGGGCACGACTTCTTTCTGCAGATCACCGATGCGCGCCCGGACACCGGCGGGCTATCGGGTGCAACGCCGGCTGAAGCGGTGAGCTGGGGCAAGATCGATCCCGATCGCCTGCCGGATGCGGTCGTCTGTTACCTCGATTCGACGGTCGCGCTGCCGCTGTTGACGGCGTATGCGCACGCGCGACACGCGAAGCGGCCGCTCAGGCGGTTGTACGAGCAGCGAGAGAAGATGATGAATCTCTTACGGCGCGAGTTCGAGCGGGCGGGCGCCTCAGGATGA
- a CDS encoding MBL fold metallo-hydrolase, with amino-acid sequence MTLDIERHGDVTRLRMSSWATRAVRLDVSAYVIRGVMIDTGFRRLRHELLRAVRELNIRGAIVTHWHEDHAGNAAELSALGVPIAMREDTRAILRRPPDIQVYRRVVWGRPPALVSESPGLDAEGLETIHTPGHSTDHQVAWDQATRTLFSGDLWLGVRARVLHASEDPYRIIDSLRLVAALEPARMFDAHRGVVERPADALRAKIDWLGATLADIERRIHRGERDRQIVREALGGEEMAAVVSHGDYSRRNLVKAVRRRLSS; translated from the coding sequence ATGACGCTCGACATCGAACGCCACGGAGACGTGACGAGGCTGCGCATGTCCAGCTGGGCCACGCGCGCCGTGCGGCTCGATGTCAGCGCGTACGTGATTCGCGGCGTCATGATCGATACGGGCTTCCGCCGGCTGCGGCATGAATTGTTGCGCGCCGTACGCGAACTGAATATTCGCGGAGCGATCGTCACGCACTGGCACGAAGACCACGCCGGCAACGCGGCCGAGCTCAGCGCGCTCGGTGTGCCGATCGCAATGCGTGAGGATACGCGCGCAATTCTTCGCCGGCCGCCCGACATTCAGGTCTACCGGCGCGTCGTGTGGGGACGGCCGCCGGCGTTAGTGTCGGAAAGTCCAGGACTCGACGCCGAAGGCCTCGAGACGATCCACACGCCCGGCCACTCGACCGACCATCAGGTGGCGTGGGACCAGGCGACGCGTACACTCTTCTCCGGCGATCTCTGGCTCGGCGTTCGCGCGCGGGTGCTCCACGCATCCGAAGATCCGTATCGGATCATCGACAGTCTGCGCCTGGTCGCCGCGCTCGAACCTGCGCGAATGTTCGACGCGCATCGCGGTGTGGTCGAGCGTCCGGCGGACGCGTTGCGCGCGAAGATCGACTGGCTCGGAGCAACACTCGCCGACATCGAGCGCCGCATCCACCGCGGCGAGCGCGATCGCCAGATCGTCCGCGAAGCACTCGGCGGCGAAGAAATGGCCGCCGTGGTGTCACACGGCGACTATTCGCGGCGCAATCTGGTGAAGGCGGTCAGGCGGCGGCTGTCATCCTGA
- the queG gene encoding tRNA epoxyqueuosine(34) reductase QueG, with translation MIQAANARNLETLIKAQCYGLGFDLVGITDLGPASTAAEYDAWLSRGYEGEMGYMARNVDTRHDSRLPYDGVTHAIVVAMSYGGDQPSGPVARYARGDDYHDVMIDRLNALHRWIESQTSREIRGRAYVDTGPILERDLARRAGLGWFGKNTTLINPRAGSFFFIGALVLDLALEIDPPFETDHCGTCHRCIAACPTNALVEPHVLDANRCIAYLTIELKGDMPEELKPLVGDLIYGCDICQEVCPWNEKFALPLREEAFRPRPTVAGKDAAALARDILAMSDDDFRIAFKDSPMKRAKLRGLKRNAEVVLANIEALRARTTD, from the coding sequence GTGATTCAAGCAGCGAACGCGCGGAATCTGGAAACGCTCATCAAGGCTCAGTGCTACGGGCTCGGCTTCGATCTCGTGGGGATCACCGACCTCGGGCCCGCCAGCACGGCCGCAGAGTACGATGCGTGGCTGTCGCGCGGGTACGAGGGTGAGATGGGTTACATGGCGCGCAACGTCGACACGCGGCACGATTCGCGACTGCCGTACGACGGCGTCACGCATGCGATCGTGGTCGCGATGAGTTACGGCGGCGATCAACCGTCGGGGCCAGTGGCGCGCTACGCTCGCGGCGACGACTACCACGACGTGATGATCGATCGATTGAACGCGTTGCATCGCTGGATTGAATCGCAGACGAGCCGCGAGATTCGCGGCCGCGCATACGTCGACACCGGTCCAATTCTCGAGAGAGATCTGGCGCGCCGCGCGGGGCTCGGCTGGTTCGGCAAGAATACGACGCTCATCAACCCGCGCGCGGGGTCGTTCTTCTTTATTGGCGCGCTGGTGTTGGATCTCGCCCTCGAGATCGATCCGCCGTTCGAGACCGATCACTGCGGCACGTGTCATCGCTGCATCGCCGCCTGCCCGACGAATGCGCTCGTCGAGCCGCACGTGCTGGACGCGAACCGGTGCATCGCGTATCTGACGATCGAGCTCAAGGGCGACATGCCCGAGGAGCTGAAGCCGCTCGTCGGCGACTTGATTTATGGGTGCGACATCTGCCAGGAAGTCTGTCCCTGGAATGAGAAGTTCGCGTTACCGTTGCGGGAAGAGGCGTTTCGGCCGCGGCCCACGGTCGCGGGCAAGGACGCTGCCGCCCTGGCGCGGGACATCCTGGCGATGAGCGATGACGATTTTCGAATCGCGTTCAAGGACTCGCCGATGAAGCGCGCCAAACTCCGCGGCCTCAAGCGAAACGCGGAAGTCGTGCTGGCGAATATCGAGGCACTCCGGGCGCGGACGACGGATTAG